From the Maioricimonas rarisocia genome, one window contains:
- a CDS encoding NADH:ubiquinone reductase (Na(+)-transporting) subunit D — MAAPKTREVLFDPLFKNNPIALQVLGICSALAVTTRLDKSITMAISVVFVVAASNAAVSAIRNFIPSSIRIIVQMTIIASLVIVVDQFLRAFLPSIADELSVFVGLIITNCIVMGRAEGFAMKNPPMASFLDGIGNGLGYSLILIVVGFFRELFGAGSLFGITIMPSVPNGGWYEPNLIMLTPPSAFFIIGIFIWILRSFHPEQVEAE; from the coding sequence ATGGCGGCACCAAAAACACGCGAAGTCCTGTTCGACCCGCTTTTCAAGAACAACCCCATTGCCCTGCAGGTGCTGGGAATCTGTTCGGCCCTGGCGGTGACAACGCGGCTGGACAAGTCGATCACCATGGCGATTTCCGTGGTGTTCGTGGTCGCCGCCTCGAATGCGGCCGTTTCAGCCATTCGGAACTTTATTCCGTCGAGCATCCGCATCATCGTCCAGATGACGATCATCGCCTCGCTGGTGATCGTCGTGGACCAGTTCCTGCGGGCGTTCCTCCCCTCGATCGCCGACGAACTTTCGGTGTTCGTCGGACTGATCATCACCAACTGCATCGTGATGGGACGTGCCGAGGGCTTCGCAATGAAGAACCCGCCGATGGCCAGTTTTCTCGACGGCATCGGCAACGGGCTCGGCTACAGCCTGATCCTGATCGTGGTCGGGTTCTTCCGCGAGCTGTTCGGAGCAGGTTCGCTGTTCGGTATCACAATCATGCCTTCCGTTCCCAACGGCGGCTGGTACGAGCCGAACCTGATCATGCTCACGCCTCCCAGCGCGTTCTTCATCATCGGTATCTTCATCTGGATCCTGCGGAGCTTCCATCCCGAGCAGGTCGAAGCCGAATAG
- a CDS encoding Na(+)-translocating NADH-quinone reductase subunit C translates to MSFRPNSLSGTLTVATVLCVVCSLIVSGVTVGLRPLQVKNEELKKKRNVLAAAGLWNPEEHSNEDVPELFEQIETVLINLPASTEDAPEPGTLNESLDPTTYNPLKAAKDPTQNVTIAPDQDIAGIKTRERVATAYLVKKDGQIDQIVLPVYGKGLWSTLYGFVSVAADGRTVRGITFYQHAETPGLGGEVDNPRWKAQWNGKVAIDEEGQPQIDVVKGSADGENQIDGLSGATITSVGVENLVNYWLGDDAFGPFLERLRSGELQVAAR, encoded by the coding sequence ATGAGCTTTCGACCCAACAGCCTCAGCGGGACGCTGACCGTTGCAACGGTCCTGTGCGTGGTGTGCTCGCTCATCGTGTCCGGCGTGACGGTCGGGCTGCGCCCCCTGCAGGTGAAGAACGAAGAACTCAAGAAGAAGCGGAACGTTCTCGCGGCCGCCGGCCTGTGGAACCCCGAAGAGCATTCCAACGAGGACGTCCCCGAGCTGTTCGAGCAGATCGAGACGGTCCTGATCAACCTGCCGGCGTCGACCGAAGACGCGCCCGAGCCGGGCACGCTCAACGAGTCGCTCGATCCGACCACGTACAATCCCCTCAAGGCGGCCAAGGATCCGACGCAGAACGTCACGATCGCTCCCGACCAGGACATCGCCGGCATCAAGACGCGTGAGCGCGTCGCGACCGCCTACCTGGTGAAGAAAGACGGGCAGATCGACCAGATCGTCCTGCCGGTCTACGGGAAAGGCCTGTGGTCGACGCTGTACGGCTTCGTCTCGGTGGCCGCCGACGGCCGCACCGTGCGGGGCATCACGTTCTACCAGCACGCCGAGACTCCCGGACTGGGCGGCGAAGTCGACAACCCGCGCTGGAAAGCCCAGTGGAACGGGAAAGTCGCGATCGACGAGGAAGGCCAGCCGCAGATTGACGTGGTGAAGGGAAGTGCCGACGGAGAGAACCAGATCGACGGTCTCTCCGGCGCGACGATCACCTCGGTCGGCGTGGAAAACCTTGTGAACTACTGGCTCGGCGACGATGCGTTCGGACCGTTTCTCGAACGCCTCCGCAGCGGCGAACTTCAGGTCGCCGCCCGCTGA
- a CDS encoding NADH:ubiquinone reductase (Na(+)-transporting) subunit B: MKPVRKFLDRIEPNFEQGGKLEFFYPLYEALDTFLYTPRDVTSGPTHVRDAIDLKRLMSTVVVALLPCILMAMYNTGLQANLALQDLGSDGIDNWRGSIIAALGVGYDPSSLLANFVHGALYFIPAYIVTQIAGGTCEVIFATIRRHEVNEGFLVTGMLYPLTLPPSMPLWMVALGIIFGVVIGKEVFGGTGKNFLNPALTARAFLYFAYPTYISGPLVWVAVDGYTAPTSLGALANADVQTGMAAITSGLEITWMQAFLGFIPGSMGETSTLACLIGAAILIATGIGSWRIMLAVLIGALGSSTLFWMFSGQTDNAMFLMPPHWHLVVGGLAFGLVFMATDPVSAAMTETGKWIYGILIGVMTTLIRVINPGYAEGIMLAILFGNVFAPLIDYTVIQANIRRRLVRTAA, from the coding sequence ATGAAGCCCGTACGCAAATTCCTCGACCGGATTGAGCCCAACTTCGAGCAGGGGGGAAAGCTCGAATTCTTCTACCCCCTCTACGAAGCGCTCGACACGTTCCTTTACACGCCCCGGGACGTCACGAGCGGCCCCACGCACGTCCGCGACGCCATCGACCTCAAGCGGCTGATGAGCACCGTCGTCGTCGCGCTGCTGCCGTGCATCCTGATGGCGATGTACAACACCGGGCTGCAGGCCAACCTGGCTCTGCAGGATCTCGGCAGCGACGGCATCGACAACTGGCGTGGCAGCATCATCGCGGCACTCGGCGTCGGCTACGATCCGAGCAGCCTCCTGGCCAACTTCGTGCACGGGGCCCTGTACTTCATTCCGGCCTACATCGTCACGCAGATTGCCGGCGGAACCTGTGAGGTCATCTTCGCCACCATCCGTCGCCACGAAGTCAACGAAGGCTTTCTGGTGACCGGCATGCTGTACCCGCTCACGCTTCCCCCGTCGATGCCCCTGTGGATGGTCGCACTGGGCATCATCTTCGGAGTCGTGATCGGCAAGGAAGTGTTCGGCGGGACCGGCAAGAACTTCCTCAACCCGGCACTGACGGCCCGAGCCTTCCTGTACTTTGCCTACCCCACCTATATCTCCGGCCCCCTCGTGTGGGTCGCCGTCGACGGATACACCGCTCCGACATCGCTGGGTGCCCTGGCCAATGCGGATGTCCAGACCGGCATGGCGGCCATCACCAGCGGACTCGAAATCACCTGGATGCAGGCGTTCCTGGGATTCATCCCCGGCTCGATGGGGGAGACCTCGACTCTCGCTTGCCTCATCGGAGCGGCGATCCTGATTGCCACCGGCATCGGGTCCTGGCGGATCATGCTGGCGGTCCTCATCGGAGCGCTCGGCTCGTCGACCCTGTTCTGGATGTTCAGCGGGCAGACCGACAATGCCATGTTCCTCATGCCGCCTCACTGGCATCTCGTCGTCGGCGGCCTCGCCTTCGGACTGGTCTTCATGGCGACCGACCCGGTGTCGGCCGCGATGACCGAGACCGGGAAATGGATCTACGGCATCCTGATCGGCGTGATGACGACTCTGATCCGGGTGATCAATCCCGGCTACGCGGAAGGAATCATGCTGGCCATCCTGTTCGGCAACGTGTTCGCGCCGCTGATTGACTACACGGTCATCCAGGCCAACATCCGTCGTCGCCTCGTTCGTACAGCAGCGTGA